The proteins below come from a single Argentina anserina chromosome 1, drPotAnse1.1, whole genome shotgun sequence genomic window:
- the LOC126790546 gene encoding protein LEAD-SENSITIVE 1, producing MGLLSNKIDRDQLKPGDHIYSWRNIYLYAHHGIYVGEGKVIHFTRAAGREIGTGTVLDRFIFSSSPSHSSENPCTSCDETSGRDGGVMSSCLECFLSGGDLYLFEYGVNPAFFIAKARGGTCTLASSDPSEDVLYRAFFLLKNGFGSYCLFKNNCEDFAIYCKTGLLVFTSLSVGRSGQAASIFSAASAIACSPARYLTTTVSGLSAFGAGIYCLHRLVCDIGIRRDVSKVPVERLVDRVGLVEPEVAAETVKQE from the exons ATGGGTTTGCTGTCAAACAAGATCGACAGGGACCAACTCAAACCCGGCGATCATATCTATTCTTGGAGGAACATCTACCTCTATGCCCATCACG GGATATATGTTGGAGAGGGAAAGGTTATCCACTTCACTCGGGCAGCTGGACGGGAAATTGGCACAGGAACTGTGTTAGACCGTTTCATTTTCAGCTCATCTCCATCCCACTCATCAGAGAATCCCTGCACAAGTTGTGATGAAACATCAGGGCGTGATGGTGGTGTCATGTCTTCTTGCCTAGAGTGTTTCTTATCCGGTGGTGATCTGTACCTCTTTGAATATGGTGTCAATCCAGCCTTCTTTATTGCCAAAGCCAGAGGAGGTACCTGTACCCTTGCCTCATCTGATCCATCTGAAGACGTCCTTTACCGTGCCTTTTTCCTTCTCAAGAATGGTTTTGGTAGCTACTGCCTCTTCAAAAACAATTGTGAAGATTTTGCAATCTATTGCAAAACAGGTTTGCTTGTGTTTACTAGTCTTAGTGTGGGAAGGAGTGGGCAGGCAGCTTCCATTTTCTCTGCTGCAAGTGCTATTGCTTGTTCACCAGCTCGATATTTGACTACTACTGTTAGTGGTTTGAGTGCTTTTGGTGCTGGAATTTACTGTCTCCACCGATTGGTTTGTGATATTGGAATCCGCCGTGATGTTTCCAAAGTGCCAGTTGAAAGACTAGTTGATCGGGTTGGCTTGGTCGAGCCAGAGGTCGCAGCTGAGACGGTCAAGCAAGAGTAA
- the LOC126803351 gene encoding uncharacterized protein LOC126803351: MIDKGWVKLTRTSVDYKAGLQEFLLHSVSVVADSFGRIKCPCKKCRNGQVRLPPEVVRDHLIVHGMFPPYEDGLWVDHGEDLPNPNFQENIEVEVDDDLPMDTDMMDLLADAFRGDNATFEQHNVEEGEPANVRSEDQEQFLKSFKDAETSLYPGSKMSKLEFLIRFFQVKCLSRMTDKALTLMLKLFKSVLPDGNTLPSTFYLAKKSITDLSLTYQKIDACPNDCMLYWKNKAHLHKCDECGVSRYKDAVVEEGEQQKKVSAKVLRYFPLTPRLQRLYMSRHTSENMVWHGTKKPNDDCMRHPADSPAWKEVDKLYPSFASDFRNVRLGLASDGFNPFGHLSTSHSTWPVVLTVYNLPPWLCMKKPYIILSLLIPGPKAPGMDIDVYLAPLIDELKTLWDVGVPTFDMFTKQTFTMRAVLLWTINDFPAYAYLSGWSTSGKKACPFCNHDHSSCRLKYGQKQCYMGHRRFLSSHHRFRKESRQFNGKEEHRPAPKPLSGRQCLLQLSKLKFKYGKWSSKSGPRRKKSDPKLKKGPWKKHSIFYDLPYWADLLIRHILDVMHIEKNFLEILLGTLLGIDGKNKDTLKARADLEWLKIKPNLHPVRKGTKTYLPPASFTLTKAEKILICQVLASFRPSDSYSSNIANCIKVNEAKLTGLKSHDCHIIMQQLLPIAIRKVLPVQICKVLLERIFPPAFFVIMIHLPIHLAYEASIAGPVFYRWMYPIERYLGTLKGYVRNRSQPEGSIAEGYIVDECLSYCSMYLDDMETHHNRSGRNADGEAREFPTGYSIFLNAGRSVQGKGKDVHLNYDEWDRLRRHVLSNCPEVQPFREEHRANGRANKGRRTLWQADKDSNASFPQAFKDHVCSMQASGVQGDIHPDLLALAKDPSQWCKTYTKYVVNGYRFRINRVDRKKSTQNSGVFVNANVNSYTSVHDRNPRDGLQDYYGKLVNVIELQYDDGRKIVLFDCDWVQSGGNSAGLKTDQYGFTLVNFNKLLPPGDTLILASQAEQVIYVQDPIDKEWQVAIKTKPRDLLDLVEVAHTDPCHPQDLDDPLLDGIEVEMRADIPGVTMNQELPPVVAYVPELESSDTSSEGEA, encoded by the exons ATGATTGATAAAGGGTGGGTGAAATTGACAAGAACGAGTGTGGATTATAAGGCTGGGTTGCAAGAGTTCCTTCTACATTCTGTGAGTGTTGTTGCAGATTCTTTTGGACGTATTAAGTGTCCATGTAAGAAGTGTCGCAATGGACAGGTTCGGCTTCCTCCCGAAGTGGTCAGAGATCACTTAATTGTTCATGGTATGTTTCCACCTTACGAAGATGGGCTTTGGGTAGATCATGGTGAAGATTTACCTAATCCAAATTTTCAGGAAAATATAGAAGTAGAAGTTGATGATGATCTCCCTATGGATACTGACATGATGGACCTGTTGGCTGATGCTTTTCGGGGTGACAATGCAACATTTGAACAACACAATGTTGAAGAAGGTGAACCAGCGAATGTGCGATCTGAGGACCAAGAGCAATTTCtcaaatcattcaaagatGCTGAGACAAGCTTGTATCCTGGTTCGAAGATGTCCAAGTTAGAGTTTCTCATCAGATTTTTCCAAGTCAAGTGTTTGTCACGTATGACAGATAAAGCACTTACATTGATGTTAAAGTTGTTTAAATCTGTTCTACCTGATGGAAATACCTTGCCAAGCACCTTTTATCTGGCTAAAAAGTCCATAACAGATCTTAGCTTGACGTACCAAAAAATAGATGCATGTCCGAACGATTGCATGCTTTATTGGAAAAACAAAGCTCACCTTCACAAGTGTGATGAATGTGGTGTTAGTCGGTATAAAGATGCAGTTGTTGAGGAGGgagaacaacaaaaaaaagtctcTGCAAAAGTTTTGAGGTATTTCCCGTTGACACCAAGATTACAGCGGCTTTATATGTCAAGACATACTTCAGAAAATATGGTGTGGCATGGGACTAAGAAACCCAATGATGATTGTATGCGACATCCGGCTGATTCTCCAGCTTGGAAAGAGGTGGATAAGCTATATCCATCTTTTGCTAGTGATTTCCGCAATGTTCGGTTGGGGTTAGCAAGCGATGGTTTTAATCCATTTGGGCATTTGAGCACCTCTCATAGCACATGGCCAGTAGTTCTGACTGTATATAATCTCCCTCCTTGGTTGTGCATGAAAAAACCATACATTATTTTGTCCCTGCTAATTCCTGGACCCAAGGCTCCGGGTATGGATATAGATGTATATTTAGCTCCTTTGATTGATGAACTGAAGACTCTTTGGGATGTTGGTGTTCCTACATTTGATATGTTCACAAAACAGACATTCACAATGAGAGCGGTCCTGTTATGGACGATTAATGATTTTCCTGCATATGCATATCTATCtggatggagtactagtggtaAAAAGGCTTGTCCCTTTTGCAATCATGACCATTCTTCATGCCGATTGAAATATGGACAGAAACAATGTTACATGGGTCATCGCAGATTTCTAAGCAGCCATCATAGATTTCGTAAGGAGTCTAGACAATTTAATGGCAAAGAAGAACACAGGCCAGCTCCGAAACCACTTTCAGGTAGACAATGTCTTCTCCAATTATCCAAGTTGAAGTTCAAGTATGGCAAATGGAGCTCAAAATCTGGTCCTCGACGAAAGAAATCTGATCCAAAACTAAAGAAAGGGCCTTGGAAAAAGCACAGTATCTTCTACGATTTACCTTATTGGGCTGACCTACTTATTCGGCACATTTTAGATGTCATGCACATTGAGAAGAACTTTCTTGAGATCTTGTTGGGTACTTTGCTGGGTATAGATGGAAAAAACAAGGATACTCTGAAAGCAAGGGCTGATTTAGAATGGTTGAAGATCAAGCCAAACCTACATCCAGTTAGAAAAGGTACCAAAACTTATCTGCCCCCTGCTAGTTTCACCTTGACTAAGGCTGAAAAGATTTTGATTTGTCAAGTGTTAGCTTCATTTAGACCCTCTGATAGCTACTCATCAAACATTGCCAACTGCATCAAGGTTAATGAGGCCAAGTTAACCGGATTAAAGAGTCATGATTGTCATATAATTATGCAACAATTATTACCAATTGCTATTCGAAAAGTGCTTCCGGTACAAATCTGTAAGGTATTGTTGGAG CGCATCTTTCCCCCTGCATTTTTTGTCATTATGATCCATTTGCCTATCCACTTGGCTTATGAAGCGTCGATTGCTGGACCTGTTTTCTATAGATGGATGTATCCAATTGAGAG GTACTTGGGGACATTAAAGGGTTATGTGCGTAACAGAAGTCAACCGGAAGGATCAATTGCTGAGGGTTACATTGTAGATGAGTGCTTGTCATATTGCTCTATGTACTTAGACGATATGGAAACACATCATAATCGTTCCGGTCGGAATGCAGATGGGGAAGCCCGTGAATTCCCTACTGGTTATTCCATCTTCCTGAACGCAGGTCGTTCTGTCCAAGGTAAAGGTAAGGATGTCCACTTGAATTATGATGAGTGGGATCGTCTGAGACGACATGTTCTTTCTAATTGTCCAGAAGTTCAGCCATTTCGAGA AGAACATAGAGCCAATGGGAGGGCCAACAAAGGAAGACGGACATTATGGCAAGCTGATAAAGACTCAAATGCATCATTTCCTCAGGCATTCAAGGACCAT GTTTGTAGCATGCAAGCGAGTGGAGTTCAAGGAGATATTCATCCCGACTTGTTGGCATTGGCTAAAGATCCAAGCCAATGGTGTAAAACTTACACCAAATATGTTGTTAATGGTTACAGATTTCGTATTAATCGTGTGGATCGGAAAAAGAGTACACAGAACAGTGGTGTGTTTGTGAATGCTAATGTCAATAGTTATACCAGCGTCCATGATCGAAACCCGAGGGATGGGTTGCAAGACTACTATGGAAAGCTTGTAAATGTTATCGAGCTTCAGTACGATGATGGCCGAAAGATAGTATTATTTGATTGTGACTGGGTTCAGAGTGGCGGAAATTCTGCAGGGCTGAAAACTGATCAATATGGATTCACATTGGTGAACTTTAACAAACTACTTCCCCCAGGCGACACGCTCATACTTGCATCTCAAGCAGAACAAGTCATCTATGTGCAAGATCCGATTGACAAGGAATGGCAGGTTGCTATTAAAACCAAACCACGAGACTTACTTGACTTGGTAGAGGTTGCACACACTGACCCCTGTCATCCACAAGACCTAGATGATCCTTTGCTTGATGGTATCGAGGTTGAGATGAGAGCTGATATACCTGGAGTAACAATGAATCAAGAATTACCACCTGTAGTTGCTTATGTTCCGGAGCTAGAGAGTTCTGACACCAGTTCCGAAGGCGAGGCTTGA
- the LOC126790577 gene encoding uncharacterized protein LOC126790577 — MAKRVGGRNRDDESPLTRTVNSVFGFFRFAEFEILFVLFFVIAFIIFKDLTSRPEYSQILVKKPGGGGFWPS, encoded by the exons ATGGCGAAGCGAGTGGGAGGCAGGAACAGGGACGACGAGTCTCCACTGACTCGGACTGTCAACTCGGTCTTTGGCTTCTTCAGATTCGCCGAGTTCGAAATTCTATTCGTCCTCTTCTTCGTCATCGCCTTCATCATTTTCAAAGACCTC ACATCGCGGCCGGAATATAGTCAGATTCTGGTAAAGAAGCCTGGCGGAGGTGGTTTTTGGCCTTCTTAA